TGAGGGCGATGGCCGAGGTGGTCTCGCCGTCCTCGGAGTCGATGGCGAAGACAGCCTGGCCGCCGAGGGAGGCCTGGGCGGCCCCGGTGACCTGGGCCTGGAAGCTGCCGAGGTCGCCCTCATCGTCGGACGAGTCGCAGGCGGTGAGGGAGGTCGCGGCGAGCGCGGTGAGGAGGAGGGCCCGGAGGCGGAGCGAAAAACGGGGGGTCATGGCAGTGCGGGCACGCGCCCGCGAATGGCGGAAAGCCGGTGGTTGGAAGGCACCTCGCGCGGAGGCTCTGCCAGATTCCCGCTTTCCGCCACCAGCGCCATGGGTCGTTCAGCCCATTTGGACCTCCCGCCCACGGAGTCCAGAGAAGCCGGTAGGTCGAGCGGAACGCCCCCTCAGCGGGTCGACCTCGCGCAGGCGGGAAGGGCAGGCCGCGCCCGCATCGCTCCGGCGCTGCACGGTTCGGTGGCGTCGGCGTCTTCCGGTTTCCCGCTTGTCGGACCACGCGCGACCGTCGCCGAGTCCGCCCGCCTCGGCCCCGAGGCGGGGGCGGTCAGTCGTTCAGCCGGCGCATGGCGTCGCGGAAGAAGGCGCCCTGGACCGTCGGCTCGAAGTCCCAGCTCTGGATCATCTGCGGCGACCACTGCGGGTCGAAGACCCACGGTGCCCACGAGATGCCGCGCGCCTCGAAAAAGGCGACGATGGCCTCGCCGTACGTCTCGTCGGAGATGACCGGGATGTGCGCGCCCGGCCCGTCGGCGCTCATGAAGCCGAGCTCCGTCGCGAAGAGCGGGTACGTGTCGGCCACGAAGCCCCACGTCTCCTCCCACTTCGGCTCCCACGGCCGCTCGCGCTTCTGCGGGTACGGGTGCGTGACGTAGGCGATGCCCTCCGCCCGGACCGGGTCCTCGCGAACGCCCGAGAGGTCGTAGGACCAGTCGAGCCCGCCGACGAGCGGGATCGTGCCGGGGTCGCTGGCGCGGACGATGTCGATGAGGTCCTCCATCAGCTCGCGGTGCTCGTGCCACGAGAGCCGGCCGAGCGTGCCGTTGTAGCTCGTCGGCTCGTTGAACAGCTCGTAGAAGGCGACCGTCGGGTTCCCGGCGTAGCGCTGCGAGACCGTCCGCCAGAACCGGGCCGTCTCGCCCTTCGACGTCTCGTACATCGGGTGCTGGAACACCTCCGTCCGGAGGTTGCCGATCGAGTGCCAGTCGATCACGACGTAGAGCCCGGCGGCCCCGGCCCACTCGACCGCCTGGTCCAGCAACTCGAGGTAGCCCTCCTCGCCGCGCGCCCGCCACGCCCGCGGGTGGACCGGCAGGCGGACCACGTTGGCGCCCCAGTCGGCGACCTCCTCGAAGAGCGCCGGGCCCCACTGGCCGTCGCGCTCGACCTTGTCGGGGTCGGCGATCGAGACGCCGCGGAAGACGACGGTCTCGCCGGCCTCGTTCACGAACCGGTTGCCCTCGACGTGGACGGCGGGGAGCTGTGCCGCGGCCGGCAGGGCGGCGACGATCGTGGCGAGCAGGAGGAGGTGTCGAGTCATGGCGGGGGAGGAGGGAGTCGGCCCGCCTCGGGGCCGAGGCGGGGGAGTCAGTCGTTGAGGACCTGGTCGGCGGCGAGGGCGAGGAGCATGAAGTGCGTGGCCCCGCCGCCCATCACGTACTCGGCCTGCTGCCAGAGGTACGGGTAGTCCTTGAGCTCCGGGAAGTCGGGCCGGATGAGCGCCGTGCCGGAGGCCACGCCGCCCGGGATGTAAGCGTAGTCGGCCCGGTTGAGGCCGTAGCCGCGCTCCACCGACGTCGCGCCGACGCCGCTCGCGAACGACGCCGTGTTGCTCCCGGGGTGGACGCCCAAGATGAAGTTGAGCGCGTTCAGCAGGTACTCCGACGACACGCTCTCGGGGAACGCGCGGTGCAGGAAGTACTGCTGCACGCCGAACGCCTGGATGCCCCAGCCCGCGCCCCAGATGTAGGGCTCGTACGGGACGCCGTAGGGCGGCGCCGGCTGCGCCTCGACGGTCCCGGCCTGCGCCCCGGCCACGGCCTCGCGCACGGCCGCTTCGAAGCCCGCGTCGCCGACGGCGTCGAGCGTGCGGCCGAGCGCCCAGCCCGTCCGGCCGATGGCCTCGACGATCTCGGCCTCGTGGTCGAGGAGCCACTGGCGGTACGTGTCGTCGCCGGTCGTGAGGAGGAGCTCGACGGCGGCGGCGGTCTGCTCGGCGAGCGCGTCGCCGTGGTCCATCGCCCAGAGGGTCACGGCGGCCGCCTCCGCCTCGGCGGCGAGGTCGGGGGTGTGGGCGCGGAGGACGCGCCCGGCGATGGCGAGGGCGGCGATGCCCTTGAACTCATGGCCCGCGTGCTCCTCCGTAAAGACCCAGCGGTCGTCCGGCGGAAGGCCGCTGTCCGGTTCGAAGTCGACGTTGTCCGTGCTCCCGGCGAAGTCGCCGATCATCCGGTACTGCTCCAGCGTCGGGACGATGACGCCGCGGTAGAGCCGGCCCAGCGACCGGTAGCCGCCGACGATGTTGAGGGTCCCGTGCTCGACCTGCTGCAACAGATCCGGCACGCCGTCGGGCCGGTGGATCCTGGCGAGCCGCGCGCTCTGGTCGATCTGGGTGTTGTCGTAGTCGCGGAGCGCGTCGAACGCCTCGTAGGACGCCGCGAGGACCCAGACCTCGTCGGCCTGCGACTCGATGCGGAGGTCGTCGTCGCCCGCGTCGTGCCAGCCGCCGACGTCGAGGTTCGGGACGCGCTGGCCGGGCTCGACGTCCGTCAGCAGGTCCGGACCCTGGACGTAGCCGTCGAAGTGGTTCGTGTCGGCCGGCGCCATGCGGGCGTCGTCGAGGTGGCAGACGCCGTGCCAGAGGCGATAGGGGTCCTCGACGCGCATGTGGCACATCTGGACCGGCAGGAAGTAGTCGACCGTCGGCTGCCAGACGTCGCGGGCGTAGACGTCGCGCGCGATCTCGAAGGCGTGCGAGCGCCGGCCGCGGTACTCGACGGCGTAGAGGCCCGGCACCGTCACATCGGAAAAATCGAACAGGCGGTACTGGTAGCGGAGGAAGTCGCCGCCCCACGCCTCGGGCACAGCCTCCCGCACGACCTCGGTGGCGTCGGCGCCGAGGCGGAGGAGGCGGGCCGGCGTCCGCTCGGCGTCGCGCCGGTCGTGCTCGATGACGACGACCTTCCGCTGCGCCGGGTGGTACCCGACCTGCGACACCTGGACGACGGGTTCGTACACCCAGCCCTCGACCGCGTGTGGGCGGATCGTCCACTCGATGGCGCCCGTGGTCGCGCCGGCCGGGACCGTCTCGCGGACGACGAACCAGCCGTTGTTGTGCTGGTTGCGACCGTCGAGGAGCACCAGCTCGCCCGTCGCGCTCTCGATCTGCAGGCGGAGCGTCTCGCTCTCGGGCGCGACCGTCAGGCGCCGGCCGGTCGCGAACGGGACGGCCTGCGCCACGCCCTCGGCGTCGACGCGCATGGGCCCGTTGGGCTGGCGGGGGAACTGGCCGCGCGCGTCGCCGAGCAGCCACCCCTTCCCGAACAGATCGACGGGGTACAACTCCAGGTTGAACCCGACCTCGCCGACGTACTCGGCCGGGAGCGCCTCGTCGAGGTCGACCGTCACCACGACGGCGTCGCCCTCGGCGCGGGCGCGGACGGCGTAGCTCATCTCGAGGTCCGGGTACAGGATCGGGTTGAAGCCCGTCCGGTTTTTGCCGGGGTCCGGGTACGAGAGGCGCGTGACGATCTCGCCGTCGACCACCTCGCGGGCGTCCTGCTTGGGGACGGGGTCCCACTGGCCCGGCGTCGCGTTGAGGCGGAGGTCGCCGTTGGCGGCGAGCCGGATCCCGTGCTGGACGACGGTGACGCCGCCCTGGTGACCGTCCGGGTAGAAGTCCTGGAAGGCCATGACGCTCACGCCCTCGCGCTGGAAGTACCCGGCGTCGGTCAGCGCGAACGTGCGCTGGGCAGAGGCCGGCGCTGCCCAGAGGCCGACCGAGGCGGCCAGGGTGGCGAGGGAGGTCAGGAATCGGCGGGGCACGGCAGTTCGGGTTGGAAGCGCTTGCGGCTGAAGGTATTCTCTTTCGTCCACTCAATTGACGAAACCGCTCATGGACCGCCGTGCCTTCCTCGGATCCGCCTCGGCCGCGGCCGCCAGCCTCACCGTCGCCGGCTGCGCGACCTCCGCCGCGCCCGCGTCCGCCGCGGCGCCCGAGGCGGGGGGAGCCCGCGCGGCGCTCGCGCCGACCGCCGCGCGCTCCACCGACGGCGAGGTCGTCGTCAGCCGGCCCGGCGACCTCCCGGGCACGCGGACGCAGCCGCGCATCCCGCGCTGGCGCGGGTTCAACCTCACGGAGCTGACCGGCGGCGACCGCGACCGGTCATTCCGCGAGGACGACTTCGCCTGGATCGCCGAGCTCGGCTTCGACTTCGTCCGCATCCCGATGTCGTACTGGGCGTGGTCGTCCCCCGACGACTGGATGACGATCGACGAGGACGGGCTGGCGAAGGTCGACGAGGCCGTCGAGTACGGCGAGAAGCACGGGCTCCACGTCAACCTCAACCTCCACCGGATCCCCGGCTACTGCGTCAACCAGCGCGAGCTGGAGCCGCACCTCCTGTTCGACAGCCCGCGCGAAGAAATGGAGCTCGCGATGGAGGCCGCTCTCCACCACTGGCGGACGCTCGCGGAGCGCTACAGGCACACCTCGAACCAGGCCGTCTCGTACGACCTGTTCAACGAGCCGCCGTGGACGTACCAGGACCAGAGCCGCTACGTCGAGGTGGCCCACCGGCTCGTCGGTGCGATCCGCGACGTCGACCCCGACCGGCTCATCGTGGCCGACGGCGCCGACATCGGGCAGACGCCGGTGCCCGGGGTGGTCGGCCTCGGGCTCGTGCAGAGCACCCGCGGCTACCTGCCGAAGATGGTCAGCCACTACACGGCGACGTGGGTGCCCAAGAACGAGTTCGAGAGCTTCGACACGCCCGTCTGGCCCATGCGCGCCGACGACGGCCGGATGTGGGACAAAGAGGTCTTGCGGGCGGAGCTCGTCGACAAGTGGGTCCCGCTCGTGAACCAGGGCGTGCCGGTCCACGTCGGCGAGTGGGGCTGCTACAACCAGACGCCGCACGCGGCCTGCCTCGCCTGGATGGAGGACGTCACGAGCCTGTGGCGCGAGATGGGCTGGGGCTGGGCGATGTGGAATTTCCGCGGCTCGTTCGGCATCCTCGACAGCGGCCGCGAGGACGTCGAGTACGAGGACTTCCGCGGCCACAAGCTGGACCGGAAGATGGCCGACCTCCTCCTCGCCAGCTGATCCGCCCGACCGTCCCCACCACCCCGTTCGATCCCATGCGCTGCTTCCTGCTCCTCATCGTCCTCGCGGGCGCCGTCCACGCCCAGACCGTCGTCGAGGCGGAGGGGGGCGAGCTCGTCGGCGCGGCCGCGGTCGCCACCAGCCGGGCGGGCTACTCCGGGACCGGCTACGTCACCGGCCTCGGCGCCGACGGCGACAGCCTCCGTCTCGTCATCGACGGCACCGGCGAGTTCGTCCAGCTTCGGCTGGCGGTCGCCGGGAGCGGACGGTTCGCGACCTTCGAGGTCCGCCTCGACGGCGACGTGATCGCGGGCGGCAACACGACCGTCGGGTCCAGCTTCCGCGAGCTCGCGGTCGACGAGCGGCGGCTGAGTGCCGGCCCACACGTCGTCACGATCCACGGCTCGGTCGACGTGGACTACCTGGTGCTGGAGCCGGTCTCGTACGAGGGGCCCGCCGCGCCGCCGCCGGTCCTGTCGGATCCCGACGCGACGGACTCGGCGAGGGCGCTGTTCGCGTTCCTCCTCGACATCTACGGCGAGCACGTCCTCGCGGGGCAGCAGGACGGCTACCAGAACGGCGCGCCCTCGACGCGCGAGATCGACTACGTCGAGTCGGTGACGGGGACGGTGCCGGCGGTCGGGGCGTTCGACCTCATCAACTACTCGCCCTCGCGCCGCGCGCGCGGGACGAACCCGACGGGCTGGGCCGAGCACTGGATCGAGTGGGCCGGCGACCACGGGATCGTCACGCTGATGTGGCACTGGAACGCGCCGACGGACCTGCTCGACACGAGCGACCAGCCGTGGTGGCGCGGCTTCTACACCGAGGCCACGACGTTCGACGTGGAGGCCGCGCTCGCCCAGGGGCCCGGCGGCGAGGACTACGAGCTGCTCCTCCGCGACATCGACGCGATCGCCGTCGAGCTCCAGAAGTTCGAGGACGCCGACGTGCCGGTCCTCTGGCGCCCGCTCCACGAGGCGTACGGGCGTTGGTTCTGGTGGGGAGCCAAGGGCCCGGGGCCGTACGTCGCGCTGTGGCGGCTGATGTACGAGCGGCTCGTCGAGTACCACGGCCTCCACAACCTGATCTGGGTCCACACTCACCGGCCCTCGGACGGCGACCAGGCCGCGTGGTACCCCGGCGACGCCTACGTCGACGTCGTGGGCGTCGACGAGTACGTCGAGGACCCCGACGCCGTGTTCCGGAGCGACTGGGAGCTGCTGCAGGAGCAGTTCGGCGCCAACAAGCTGGTCGCGCTGACGGAGACCGGGACGCTCCCCGACATGACACGCTCGGTCGACTTCGGCATGACGTGGAGCTGGTTCGCGGTGTGGGAGGGTAGCTTCATCCGCGACCTTGACACAGACCGCCTCGTCGACGTGTACACGAGCGAGGTCGTCCTCACGCGCGACGAACTGCCCGACTGGCGCAGCTACACCCTCGCCACCGCCGAGGCGGACGGACCCGAGGCGCCGACCGACCACGCCACGATCACGCCCAACCCGAGCGCTGGGCCCGTCACGCTCCGCCTCGACCTCGGCGCCGCGGCGGACGTGGTCGTCGAGACGTTCGACGCGCTCGGCCGGCGCGTGGGGCGCCAGTCGCTGGGGACGATGCCGGCCGGGTCGCTCGCCGTCGCGTTGGCCGCGCCCGCCGTCCCCGGCCCCTACTTCGTCCGCGTGACGGCCGGCGACCGCGTGGTGCGGGGCCGGTTCGTCGTCGCCCGCTGATCTGACGATGCGCCGTCTGGTCCTTGCCGCTCTCGTCGCGGCGCCCGTCTTTGCCCAGCCCACCGTTGGCCCGTTGACGCCGCCCGTTCGTGAGGCGCTCGCCGAGGAGGTGGAGGTCGGCCTCCGCCACGTCCTCGACGCGTGGTACCCGCGCGCAGTTGACCGCTCGCAGGGCGGGTTCTTGAGCGCGTTCGACTGGCGCTGGCGGCCCGTCGGCGGGCAGGAGAAGATGATCGTGACCCAGGCGCGCCACGTCTGGACGACGGCCCAGGCCGCGATGTGGACGAACGACGAGGCCTACGCCGAGATGAGCCGCCACGGCGTCGCCTTCCTCCGCGACGAGATGTGGGACGCCGAGCACGGCGGGTTCTACTGGCTCGTCACGCGCGACGGCACGCCGGTCCCGGAAGCCGACGGTCGGCTCGTGAAGCAGGCCTACGGCGTCGCGTTCGGGATCTACGGGCTCGCTGCCGCCTACGCCGCGACGGGCGACGCCGAGGCGCTGGCGCTCGCGCAGGATGCGTTCCGCTGGCTGGATGACCACGCCCACGACTCCGAGCACGGCGGCTACTTTAACTACCTCACACGCGAGGGCGAGCCGCTCCGCGAGGGGCTGGGGCGGACGCCGCCGAAGGACCAGAACTCGTCGATCCACATCCTCGAGGCCTTGACCGAGCTCTACCACGTCTGGCCCGACGACACGCTCCGCCAGCGGATCGAGGAGATGCTGCTCCTCATCCGCGACACGATCACCGTCGACCCCGGCACACTCACGCTGTTCTCGACGCCCGACTGGACGCCGATCTCGTACCGCGACTCGACGGCGGCCGTCCGCGAGGCGAACGGGTACTACGACCACGTCTCGTTCGGGCACGACGTGGAGACGGCCTACCTCATGCTCGAAGCGGCCGAGGCCATCGACCTCGACCCGGAGCCGACGCTCCGCGCGGGCCAGCGGATGCTCGACCACAGCCTCGCGACCGGCTGGGACACACGCAACGGCGGGTTCATGGAGGCCGGCTACTATTTCGCCGACGGCGAGCCGCTCGTCGTGGTCGACTCGACCAAGAACTGGTGGGCGCAGGCCGAGGGGCTCAATACGCTCCTCCTCATGGGCGACCTCGTGCCGGCCGAGCGGGCCCGCTACCACGACCGCTTCCTCCAGATGTGGGGCCTCATCCAGGGCTTCCTCGTCGACCACGCGCACGGCGGCTGGTACCGCGGCACGCTCGACCGACAGCCGGAGCTGCGGACGGCCGACAAGGGGGGCATCTGGAAAGCCGCGTATCACGACGCCCGCGCCCTCATGAACGTCGCCCGCCGCCTCCGGAGTGGGTCCGCCTCGGCCGTCCCGGCGGCCGACCCGCGGATCCGCGTCATGGGCCGCCACCGCGCCGAGGCGGGCGGGGCCGTGGACTTCGGCGCGGCCGGCGTCACGTTCGGCATCCGCTTCCGCGGGACGCGCCTCGCCGCCCGCCTCGACGACGCGTTCCGCGACGGCGGCCACAACTGGTTCACCGTCGTGGTCGATGGGGGAGAGCCGGTCCGGTTCCGGACGCGGCCGGGGCAGCACGACTACACGCTCGCCTCCGGCCTCGACGACGGCGAGCACACGCTCTGGCTGAGCAAGGCGACGGAGGGCCAGAACGGCCCCAACCGGCTCATTTCGTTCGAGGGCGCGGAGATCCTCCCGGCCGACCCGCTGCCGGAGCGCCGCATCGAGTTCATCGGCGACTCCATCACGGCCGGCTACGGCGTCGACCCCGAGCCCGTCGCGTGCGGCGCCGGCACGTGGTACGACCCGACGCACGCGTGGCAGGCCTACGGCCCGCGTCTCGCCCGCCGCCTCGGCGCGCAGTGGATGCTCAGCGCCGTCTCCGGCATGGGGATGCACCGCAACTGGAACTCGCTCACGCCGGTGATGCCGGACGTTTACGACGGGCTGTATCTGGAGTACGCGACCGACAACCCGGCGTGGGACGTAGACCAGTACCGCCCCGACCTCGTCGTCGTCGCGCTCGGCACGAACGATTTTTCCGCCGGTGACGGCGAGACGCCGCGGCCCGCGCTCGACGGCGAGGCGTTCGTGAGCGACTACGTCGGGTTCGTCGAGCGCGTCCGCCAGCAGAATGCGGAGGCGCCGATCCTGCTCCTCAACAGCCCCGTCTTCGAGGGCGAGCAGCGCGAGCTTCTGGCGGAGTCCCTCCGCGAGGTGGCCGCCCGCCGCGCCGCGGCCGGTGACGACGCGATCTCGACGTTCTCGTTCGTGGGCCGTTACGTCGACGGCTGCGACGGGCACCCGGGGAAGGCCGGCCAGCAGGCCATGGCCGACGAGTTGGAGCCGGTCCTCCGCACGCTCACCGGCTGGTAGCCCCGCCTCGGGGCACCGGCGGGCCTACCCGATCACGCCCGGCCGCTTGAACGCGGCGCCGACGCCCGTCTCGTCGGCCTCGGGCTCGGCCGAGTCGGCGCGGCGGAGGACGGTCCGCTGGAGCGGGGCGAAGGCGTGGTAGAGCGGGAGGGAGGCCACGCCGAGCGCGCCGGCGTCGGCGCCGGCCGTGGCCAGCTGGAGGTCGGGCGCGTCGAGGCCGCCCGGGACCACGGCGTCACCGAGGTGGACGCGGGCGCGCTCCAGCAGGTCGCTCAGGAGCCGGTCCGGCCAGCGCCCACCGACGAACGTGGCCTCGGGGTCGAGGATCGCGCGGACCGTGAACAGGAGGCCCGCCAGCTCTTCGGCCACTTCCTCGAACCACGCCTCGAACGCCGGCTCGCCGGTCTCGTGGAGCGCGAGGAGGTCGTCGGGCGTCGCGGCCTCCACGCCGGCCTCGGCGAGGCGCTCGTAAAGGGCGCCGAGGTTGAACAGCTCGCCGACATGGGTCGGGCCGCCTGCCCGGCGCCCGCGGCGCGGCGAGAGGTAGCCGATCTCGCCCGCGTTGCCCGTGTGGCCGTCGAACGGGGCGCCCTGGACCATCAGCCCTCCGCCGAGGCCGCTGCCCAGGTACACGTAGAAGAACGCCGAGAGGTGGCGGCCCGCGCCGTACCAGTGCTCGCCGAGCGCGGCCGCCGTCGCGTTGTTCTCGATAAAGACCGGGAGCCCGAGCCGCTCGTGGAGCCGCTGCGCGATGGGCTCGTCGTGCCAGTCCGGGAAAGCGATGGGGCTCACGAGGTAGGTCCCGTCCGGCCCCGGCCGCATCGGCCCCGGGATCCCCACGCCGACGCCCCACACGCGGTCCATCTCGAGCCCGAGCTCGGCCGCGAGGGCCCCGGTCGCCTCGACGCACAGGTCGAGCGCGGCCGCCGGCGACGCCAGCGACACCTCGTGGTGGACGCGGGCGCGGACGGCGCCCGAGAGGTCCACCAGGACCGCCGTGAAGTGATCCGTGTCGAGGTCGAGCCCGACGGCGAACGCGGCGTCCGGGTTGACCTCGAGCTGGATCGGCGGCGCCCCGCGCCCGCCCGTCGCCCGCGCCGTCTCGACCACGAGGCCAGCGTCGACGAGCTGGCGGACGAGGTTCGAGATCGTCTGCGCCGTGAGGTCCGTCCGCCGCGCCACGTCGGCCCGCGAGATCGGGGCGTAGAGGCGGATCGTCTCGTGGACGATCTGGAGGTTGTGACGCTTGGCGTGGGAGAGGTTGGTACCGGTGAGCATCGCGTCCGTGGCTGGCCGAACGTACGACGGCCGCCCGGAGGCGGTCCGGAGTCGAAATAATCAATCGTTTTGATTTACTGAGGCCGACGGGCTAGTTTCACGGAAGCGCTTCCCTCCCGCGGATGTCCCTCCACCCCATCGACCTCGCCATCATCGCCGCCTACATCGTGGCGACGGTGGGGATCGGCTTCTGGATCTCGCGCAAGGCGTCGAAGAGCATCCAGAACTATTTCCTCGGCGGCAACGAGATCCCGTGGTACGCCCTCGGCCTGTCGAACGCCTCGGGCATGTTCGACATCTCGGGCACGATGTGGCTGGTGTACCTCCTCTTCGTCTATGGGATGAAGAGCGTCTGGGTGCCCTGGCTGTGGCCCGTCTTCAACCAGATCTTCCTGATGGTCTACCTGTCGGTCTGGCTGCGGCGGTCGGGCGTGATGACGGGGGCCGAGTGGATCCGCTTCCGGTTCGGCGACACGCGCGGGGCCAAGCTGTCGCATCTCGTGGTGGTGCTCTTCGCGCTCATCAACGTCGTCGGGTTCCTGGCCTACGGCTTCATCGGGATCGGCCAGTTCGCGGCGGCCTTCCTCCCGTTCCAGCTCTCGCCCGACCCCGTCTGGAACGCGAACCTCTGGGGCCTCGCCATCACGGCCATCGCCACGCTGTATGTGGTCAAGGGCGGGATGTTCAGCGTCGTGTTCACGGAGGTCCTTCAGTTCGCCATCATGACGGTGGCGTGTTTCTGGGTGGCCGTCATCGCGATGCAGCAGGTGTCGCCCGACACGCTGGCGGCCGCCACGCCCGACGGGTGGTCCAACATCTGGTTCGGCTGGACCCTCGACCTCGACTGGGGCGCGCTCCTGCCGTCCGCCAACGAGAAGATCGCGGCCGACGGCTACACGCTGTTCGGGGCCTTCTTCATGATGATGCTGTTCAAGGGCGTGCTCTCCAGCATGGCGGGCCCGGCTCCGAACTACGACATGCAGCGGGTCCTCTCGGCGCGGACGCCGAAGGACGCGGCGAAGATGAGCGGCCTCGTGAGCCTCGTGCTCATGGTCCCGCGTTACATGCTCATCACGGGGCTGACGGTCCTCGCCCTCGTGTTCTTCCGCGACGAGCTGGGCGCGATGGGCTCCGACGTCAACTTCGAGCTGATCCTGCCCTTCACGCTCCGGGAGTTCATCCCGACCGGGCTCCTGGGCCTGCTCATCGCCGCGCTCCTGGCCGCGTTCATGAGCACGTACGCCGCGACGGTCAACGCCGCGCCGGCCTACATCGTCAACGACGTCTACAAGCGCTACATCAACCCCGACGCGCCGGAGAAGCGGTACGTCTGGATGAGCTACCTCGTCTCGATCGTCGTCGTGGTCATTGGGACGGCGTTCGGGTTCGTGGCCCAGAACCTCAACGAGATCGTCCAGTGGCTGGTGGGCGCGCTCTACGGCGGGTA
This sequence is a window from Rubrivirga marina. Protein-coding genes within it:
- a CDS encoding sodium:solute symporter family protein, yielding MSLHPIDLAIIAAYIVATVGIGFWISRKASKSIQNYFLGGNEIPWYALGLSNASGMFDISGTMWLVYLLFVYGMKSVWVPWLWPVFNQIFLMVYLSVWLRRSGVMTGAEWIRFRFGDTRGAKLSHLVVVLFALINVVGFLAYGFIGIGQFAAAFLPFQLSPDPVWNANLWGLAITAIATLYVVKGGMFSVVFTEVLQFAIMTVACFWVAVIAMQQVSPDTLAAATPDGWSNIWFGWTLDLDWGALLPSANEKIAADGYTLFGAFFMMMLFKGVLSSMAGPAPNYDMQRVLSARTPKDAAKMSGLVSLVLMVPRYMLITGLTVLALVFFRDELGAMGSDVNFELILPFTLREFIPTGLLGLLIAALLAAFMSTYAATVNAAPAYIVNDVYKRYINPDAPEKRYVWMSYLVSIVVVVIGTAFGFVAQNLNEIVQWLVGALYGGYAASNLLKWHWWRFNAYGYFWGMLAGIIAAGIASPVMGLLGLDFGAATPLYAFPLILGLSLVGCVAGSLLTEADPPEVLKDFYLKVRPWGFWKPVHDAVVAEHPEIEANGHFRRDAVNVLVGIVWQTGLVAIGILIVIEDWTALAIAVGVVLATSAFLKVNWYDTLEDYPEQPDLGTAVAGGTPGAASGDASRPPVDVPVPA